From Gavia stellata isolate bGavSte3 chromosome 27, bGavSte3.hap2, whole genome shotgun sequence, one genomic window encodes:
- the TMEM88B gene encoding transmembrane protein 88B: protein MSGQDTEDFGAENLSEKSRMIPSLPPYDMDDQLLPREPRSAWCCLAWTLVVATMNSLVFFMNLLLMFVIFTIVLLPTIVVVYFGFQCHSQVLHSAARYCKSILDDNSSSALIILGFVIMSPLIVVAMAIYCSLARRLRLFMCFQPYSRAVYKGVKWRWYEEGGLCSCTKGCNTQVKAWV from the exons atgtctgGCCAGGACACTGAGGACTTTGGAGCAGAAAACCTCTCAGAGAAGTCTCGGATGATTCCCAGCCTCCCGCCATATGACATGGATgaccagctccttcccagggaGCCACGGAGTGCCTGGTGCTGCTTGGCATGGACCCTGGTGGTAGCCACCATGAACTCCTTGGTCTTTTTCATGAATTTGCTCCTGATGTTTGTTATCTTCACCATTGTGCTGCTTCCTACCATTGTGGTGGTTTACTTTGGCTTCCAGTGCCACTCTCAG GTGCTGCACTCAGCTGCCCGCTACTGCAAAAGCATCTTGGATGACAACAGCTCTTCTGCCCTCATCATCCTTGGCTTCGTCATCATGTCCCCTCTCATTGTGGTGGCCATGGCTATCTACTGCAGCCTGGCAAGGCGTCTCCGTCTCTTCATGTGCTTCCAGCCGTACAGCAGGGCTGTGTACAAGGGGGTGAAGTGGCGCTGGTATGAGGAGGGAGGTCTGTGCAGCTGTACCAAGGGGTGCAACACTCAGGTCAAGGCCTGGGTATGA